In bacterium, the sequence ACAAGACGACTGCGTTCAGTCTCAAATTGGCGGCGGAAAATCGGGTCCTGTAGAGTGCGATTACTTAAAAAGGCACGCCCAGGCAATGCTTTTTCCACGCGATTCTTCATCACCTCTTCAGCACGATCAATCAAATCATTTAGATACACTTCTTCCTTAAAGACCATACCTTGGGTTGTAGTGTGATAAAGTCCACTTAGTAAGTGTGCTGTGGTCTCTAGAAAAATTCCCAATGGTTTATTGACTAGCAACACGTCATCAACGAAGGCGCGCGCTTCGGATGGTTCACGACGGGTTTCGTTACGCCAATCTTCCCAATCGTAGGAATTAAATTTGGTGAGCATTGTGTTTAGTGCCGTAGTCTTTAATGCAGGCAGTATTTTAGTTTCGTAATCTTGATGTTGATCGAGTTGGGAGGTTTTAATTGCAGCTAACGCAGTAGGACTAGCTGATTCAATCGCGCGCTGGAGCTGAGTAATTCTTTGAGCACTCATAGTTGCAGCTGAGGAAGTTGACGAATAACTCGCGCGGCTTTTTTCTAATTTTTTATTTTGTTTGACGTCCGGATTTGAAGTTTGAATGTGGAAGCCTGTTACAGCAGGCTGATCACCAGCTACCTGTTCTACTGTGCGGATTCCGGTACCAAGAAAATAATTAGCAATTCCTGAGAATGTAAAAAGTACAGCTAAGGTGCTTCCAGCTATAAAAAGGGCAATATTTCGCACGATTGGGTTCACAATAAGCTACCTAGGTTCTAGACGTGCTGGATAATATAAAAAACTATAGAATTAGTCAATTTTAGGACTTTGGTCTTTTTATGCGCATTCCAAATCTATTTAATTATTCTAAAGAGTTATACATGCATAAGCTAAGTGACTAAAAATAACCCTGTAATTTTCTCATACCCATTCTTTGCCCCTACCTTCAGTGCAAAAGTAACCCCGTACCGTCAAAGTAACCCCGTACCGTCAAAGTAAAAGTAACCCCGTACCGTCAAAGTAACCCCGTACCGTCAAAGTATCATTATCATTCTTCTCTTTAAGCCCCGTATCTTTCTTCAGGCTGCATCTATCTGACCTTATATCTTTAATTCAGAAAGTCGTCTGAAAGTAACCCCGTACCGTCAAATCAAAATAAAAAAGCCGGGGCAGAAGCTGCTCCCGGCTTTTCAGCGAAATATAGCTAAAAAACTATAATACTGCTTCTTTCATTGCCTTATTAGGCGTGAAAGCAACTTTCTTACGCGCAGGAATGTGGATTGTTTCCTGAGTCATTGGGTTGCGGCCCATACGAGCTTTTGTTCTACGTACTTGCATCTTTCCAAGTCCAGGAAGTGCGACTTTGTAGCCATTTTTCAAATTACTTTGAAGCATAGTCATAAAGCCTTCGTAAAAATTCTTAGCTTCTTTACGAGTTGCAAATCCGCAAAATCCACGAACTGATTCATAGAACTCAGCTTGTGTATATTGAGTGCGATTCTTCGGCGCCATCAAAGTTGGATTCTTTGGCGGAGTTGGAACGTGCTTTTTAGGCTCAGCTTTAACAACCACTTTCTTTGTCATTGTTTTGCTTGTTTTCTTCGCAGTCATCTTTTTCATTGGCTTCTTAACCATTTTCTTTGTTGTTTTTTTCATGTTTCTAATGCTACCTCGGTAAAATGTTTGAAAAACATGTCCTTCTGGTAACGCTAAGTGCGTTTCTGGTCAAGAGGAAAGTAGCAAAAAAAGCTTAAAAAATCGCATTTTTCTAAATTATTTACAAAGGTCTAAAAACACCTCTGCATACGCAGTAGTGATTTTTGCCCAGTCGAACTCCGCTTTAGCCCGCTTAAATGCTTGTTTTTCCAGGGTTTCGTGCAGATCGTGATTTGAAATGACACGATCTAGCGCAATCGCCAGATCGGTGACTGAATTTTTCGCATAGTAAAGTCCTGCGTTCCCAAGGACTTCACGGTGCTCTGGTACATCATTAGCAATAATGCATTTTCCAAAACCCATAGCTTCAATGAGTGCTGGATGGGCTCCTCCAACCTCAGTTGCCTGAATATAGGCATAAGCCCCTGTTTGCAGTGCAAAATAATCAGCCTC encodes:
- a CDS encoding HU family DNA-binding protein codes for the protein MKKTTKKMVKKPMKKMTAKKTSKTMTKKVVVKAEPKKHVPTPPKNPTLMAPKNRTQYTQAEFYESVRGFCGFATRKEAKNFYEGFMTMLQSNLKNGYKVALPGLGKMQVRRTKARMGRNPMTQETIHIPARKKVAFTPNKAMKEAVL